The Flavobacterium sp. HJ-32-4 genome contains a region encoding:
- a CDS encoding T9SS type A sorting domain-containing protein, protein MKKIYPLLLLAFGVTQAQIVNIPDANFKAKLLAPPMNGYGAVRDINGVAIALDANNNGEVEVSEANGANSLDVSFSSIASLEGVQYFTNLEELDCGYNPLTVLGPLPQSLRFLNCQNNYLGGIDLSGLSLLELLNCHHNNLTVLGPLPPGLRRLDCSYNSLSTLNLSGLSLLESVACSANQLQSFTLPDTAPALHVIKCESNQLVSLDATGLTGLEILLCQSNYLTLLGLPVQNTLKELYCQHNNLVSLDLSSQHDLLELECDHNQLTNLVFSPQVLLSSVHCEYNNLTQLAVPHAYSVYCQYNDLTSLSVGPTQLYTLICNNNVLIDIHSWPTYPLLQDLYIAHNDLLDIDFSKFPVLQNLICGYNSFTSLNFDNASPSLSSLSCKGNTQLQYLSFKGTYPLLNWNDPSSFAINGNSSLAYICANPQYVPAIQQVANAFPQPAEVNSYCVFTPGATNIIEGKFTFGCLSDSPGIPFQKLSVSDSEDTTVLYSNKSGNYLLDHLGSGTFIVNPVAPSPYLVFQEPSSASVTFPDAASPFVQNFCATAIGPIKDAEVLVVPMGIALPGFNTTYKVIVRNRGTVALSGQLKLLFDDNLMNLSQSLPVAGTANPGVLTWNANNILPFSEKAYTATFLMNTPTASPPLNLGDILSFTATVTVANEQTPANNTTTISQTVVNPFDPNDKTCLEGETIGPEMAGQYLHYLIRFENTGTYWAQNVIVEDLIDTAKFDISTLEPLNGSHAFTTRITGNKVEFIFNNIMLPFDDANNDGWVLFRIKTKPTLVLGDSVSNTAGIYFNFNPPVITNTATTTFATMGVDSQFDSSFRLWPNPANDVVNMESKRGEAITSVSVYNTLGQELLRQNGNDVRSMNVSGLAAGTYIITVTTDKSKSATQLIKK, encoded by the coding sequence ATGAAAAAAATCTACCCGTTGTTGTTATTGGCGTTTGGCGTAACCCAGGCGCAGATCGTGAACATTCCGGACGCGAATTTCAAGGCGAAGTTGCTCGCGCCGCCAATGAACGGGTATGGAGCGGTGCGTGACATTAATGGGGTTGCTATTGCTCTTGACGCTAACAATAACGGCGAAGTTGAAGTTTCGGAAGCGAATGGCGCCAATAGTCTGGATGTATCTTTCTCGAGTATTGCAAGTTTGGAAGGGGTACAGTATTTCACAAACCTTGAAGAACTGGATTGCGGATACAATCCTTTGACGGTCTTGGGACCGCTACCCCAAAGTTTGAGGTTTCTTAATTGTCAAAACAATTATTTAGGGGGTATTGATCTTTCTGGATTATCATTACTCGAGTTGCTAAACTGTCATCATAATAACCTAACGGTACTCGGCCCCTTACCTCCCGGCTTAAGGCGACTCGATTGTAGTTACAACAGCCTTTCGACTCTCAATCTTTCGGGACTTTCGTTACTTGAGTCGGTTGCATGTAGCGCTAACCAATTGCAGTCATTCACGCTACCGGATACCGCTCCGGCGCTTCACGTCATAAAATGTGAAAGTAATCAACTTGTTTCACTGGATGCTACAGGATTGACCGGCCTGGAGATACTGCTTTGTCAGAGCAATTATCTGACGTTACTGGGGTTACCTGTGCAAAACACCTTAAAGGAGTTGTATTGTCAGCACAACAACCTGGTTTCCCTCGATTTGTCATCACAGCACGATCTTCTAGAACTTGAATGCGATCACAACCAATTGACCAACCTGGTTTTTTCGCCACAGGTATTGCTGTCAAGTGTTCACTGCGAGTATAATAATCTGACGCAGCTTGCCGTACCACATGCGTATTCCGTTTATTGCCAATACAATGATTTGACGTCACTTTCTGTCGGCCCCACCCAACTTTATACGTTGATATGTAACAACAATGTGCTGATCGACATCCATTCCTGGCCGACTTACCCGTTGCTTCAAGACCTTTATATCGCACACAACGATCTTTTAGATATTGATTTTTCTAAATTTCCGGTATTGCAAAACTTGATTTGCGGATACAATTCGTTCACGTCACTGAATTTCGATAATGCAAGCCCGTCACTTTCTTCACTTTCGTGCAAGGGGAATACGCAATTACAGTACCTCTCCTTCAAAGGGACCTATCCCTTACTGAATTGGAACGACCCGAGTAGTTTCGCGATTAATGGGAATTCTTCCCTTGCCTACATCTGCGCCAACCCGCAATATGTGCCCGCGATCCAGCAGGTCGCCAATGCATTTCCACAACCCGCGGAGGTTAATTCCTATTGTGTTTTCACTCCTGGTGCTACCAATATCATTGAAGGCAAGTTTACGTTTGGCTGTTTGTCGGATAGTCCGGGAATTCCCTTTCAGAAACTCAGTGTTTCCGATAGCGAGGATACCACCGTACTATACAGCAACAAATCCGGTAATTACCTTTTGGACCATCTGGGCTCCGGAACGTTTATCGTAAATCCGGTTGCGCCATCGCCTTATCTCGTTTTCCAGGAGCCGTCATCGGCCAGCGTAACGTTCCCCGATGCCGCTTCTCCCTTCGTCCAGAATTTCTGCGCTACAGCCATAGGCCCTATCAAAGACGCCGAAGTCTTGGTAGTACCAATGGGTATTGCCCTGCCGGGATTCAATACGACCTACAAAGTAATAGTCCGCAATCGGGGTACCGTCGCGCTCAGTGGCCAACTCAAGCTGCTGTTCGATGACAACCTGATGAACCTTTCCCAGTCTTTACCTGTTGCGGGAACGGCCAATCCGGGGGTTTTGACCTGGAACGCGAATAATATCCTTCCCTTCTCAGAGAAGGCCTACACCGCCACCTTTTTGATGAATACGCCCACTGCTTCCCCGCCACTCAATTTAGGAGATATTCTTTCCTTTACTGCCACGGTCACAGTGGCGAACGAGCAAACCCCGGCCAATAATACCACGACCATATCGCAAACCGTCGTCAACCCGTTTGACCCCAATGACAAGACCTGTCTGGAAGGAGAAACGATCGGACCCGAAATGGCCGGACAGTACCTGCATTATCTCATTCGCTTCGAAAACACCGGGACGTATTGGGCGCAGAATGTCATCGTCGAAGATCTGATCGATACTGCGAAGTTCGATATTTCTACCCTGGAGCCGCTCAACGGAAGCCATGCCTTCACCACCCGCATCACCGGCAATAAGGTCGAGTTCATCTTCAATAACATCATGTTACCGTTCGACGATGCCAACAACGATGGCTGGGTGCTGTTCCGTATCAAAACCAAACCGACGCTGGTGCTGGGCGACAGTGTGAGCAATACAGCCGGCATCTATTTCAACTTTAATCCGCCGGTAATTACGAATACGGCGACGACAACCTTCGCGACGATGGGGGTTGATTCCCAGTTTGATAGTTCGTTTCGCCTTTGGCCAAACCCGGCAAACGATGTTGTGAATATGGAATCGAAAAGGGGAGAGGCGATTACGTCCGTGTCGGTATACAACACCCTCGGGCAAGAATTGCTTAGACAAAATGGAAATGATGTACGAAGTATGAATGTGTCCGGCCTTGCAGCGGGCACGTACATCATTACCGTTACCACAGATAAATCGAAGTCGGCAACACAATTGATTAAAAAGTAA
- a CDS encoding T9SS type A sorting domain-containing protein produces the protein MKKFYLFLLLAFGVTQAQIVNIPDANFKNKLLQSSPSQEIAWNSAGDTFKIDSNNDGQIQVSEALAVVQLRIPDAMISDLSGIASFTNLKELECYGNALSVLDVSALTQLVNLDCADNALTTLNVSGLSALTRLNTAGNALTSLNLSGLTSLEVLNAGNNNLSSVGTLPFATLKSIQLRGNQLTSFNLPTTTTALEGIFLDNNLLTSLILPTSAPNLASVSVGWNQLTSLTVSSASSEHFSLSCSSNQISALTISVPVTNLYCNQNNLSSLTLPFPADLEVLDCSYNQLTSLSLANMAALTNLNCAHNQLTSLSAVGCNAIEDLYCHHNQLNTLLLPDVPTLLFTLDCAYNLLTSLELKQTIVDFDCSYNQLSGLSLVTSGGVLGHFDCSHNQISDLELGNFDYFEINCSSNPLENLDVSHLAGLSVLYCDDTSLISLILGNIQVLPDVSFENNPQLAYVCVHPNQIAYFEGLVQQYGYAAEVNSYCSFTPGAFYHIEGTQTLDTSGNGCDASDPVFPNLRWDITNGSVTGTIISDENGHYRIPVQAGSHTLTPVFTHPYFSSSPASATVSFPSQATPFNQDFCIAPNGIHHDLQISIMPLDAAVPGFDTRYRVKVRNVGTVVESGTISLSYSGTHTTYVSASPSPSSQWAGSVIWDLGALPSLSEADFIVTLHLNSPVDTPPLDLGDTLFYTATALNSSEETPADNTVLLSDPVVNALDPNDKTCLEGNTIGPDMAGKYLHYLIRFENTGNYPAQIVTVEDMIDTTKFDISTLEPLDGSHAFTTRITGNKVEFIFNNIMLPFDDANNDGWVLFRIKTKPTLVLGDSVSNTAGIYFNFNPPVITNTATTTFATMGVDSQFDSSFRLWPNPANDVVNMESKRGEAITSVSVYNMLAQELLREKGSDLRNVNVSGLATGTYVITVATDKSKSSTQLIKK, from the coding sequence ATGAAGAAATTTTACCTCTTTTTATTGTTAGCGTTTGGCGTAACCCAGGCGCAGATCGTGAACATTCCGGATGCGAACTTTAAGAACAAGTTGCTGCAGTCGTCACCCTCACAGGAAATCGCATGGAACAGTGCAGGAGACACGTTCAAAATTGACAGTAACAACGATGGCCAGATCCAGGTTTCGGAAGCGCTGGCTGTTGTGCAACTGCGCATACCGGATGCGATGATTTCAGATCTTTCCGGGATTGCCTCGTTTACCAATCTCAAGGAACTCGAGTGTTATGGGAATGCGCTTTCCGTGTTGGATGTCAGTGCGCTGACGCAATTAGTTAATCTCGACTGCGCCGATAACGCCCTCACGACACTTAATGTAAGTGGCCTGTCGGCACTAACCAGGCTGAATACCGCGGGTAATGCACTCACCAGCCTGAACCTGTCCGGACTTACCTCACTGGAAGTTCTCAATGCCGGCAATAACAATCTCTCATCCGTAGGCACGCTGCCCTTCGCTACATTGAAATCCATACAACTGAGAGGCAACCAACTTACGTCATTTAACCTTCCTACCACAACGACGGCGCTTGAGGGTATTTTCCTGGATAATAATCTACTTACTTCTTTGATCTTGCCTACTTCCGCTCCGAATCTTGCATCGGTATCCGTGGGGTGGAATCAGCTGACCAGTCTTACGGTTTCATCCGCAAGCAGCGAACACTTCTCACTTTCGTGTTCGTCAAATCAGATCAGCGCGCTAACGATAAGCGTTCCGGTTACAAATTTATATTGTAACCAAAACAACCTGTCTTCGCTCACGCTACCGTTTCCCGCTGATCTGGAGGTACTTGATTGTAGTTACAATCAACTTACGTCCCTTTCATTGGCGAACATGGCGGCACTTACTAACTTGAACTGCGCCCACAATCAGTTGACATCGCTTTCTGCCGTAGGCTGTAATGCCATCGAGGATTTGTACTGTCATCACAATCAATTGAATACCCTGTTACTTCCGGATGTCCCAACGTTGCTCTTCACCCTCGACTGTGCCTACAATCTTTTGACGTCGTTAGAGCTGAAGCAGACGATTGTCGACTTTGACTGTTCGTATAATCAGCTTTCCGGTCTGTCGTTGGTTACATCTGGTGGTGTGTTGGGACACTTTGACTGCTCGCATAACCAGATCAGCGATCTGGAGTTGGGTAATTTTGATTACTTCGAGATTAACTGCTCTTCCAACCCCCTTGAAAATCTGGATGTAAGTCACCTCGCCGGACTTTCTGTATTGTATTGTGATGATACGAGTCTTATTTCCCTGATACTTGGAAACATACAGGTTCTACCCGACGTTTCTTTTGAGAACAATCCCCAGTTGGCGTATGTGTGCGTCCATCCTAACCAAATAGCCTATTTTGAGGGGTTGGTCCAACAGTATGGTTATGCGGCGGAAGTCAATTCCTATTGCTCCTTTACGCCCGGTGCATTTTATCACATTGAAGGCACCCAGACGCTGGATACCAGTGGAAATGGATGTGATGCCAGCGATCCGGTTTTCCCTAATTTGCGGTGGGATATCACAAATGGCAGTGTGACAGGAACCATTATTTCGGATGAGAATGGCCACTATCGTATTCCGGTTCAGGCAGGGTCACATACGCTCACACCCGTGTTTACCCATCCCTATTTTTCCTCTTCGCCGGCCTCGGCAACGGTGTCGTTTCCTTCACAGGCTACGCCCTTCAACCAGGATTTTTGTATCGCACCGAACGGTATACATCACGATTTACAGATTTCGATAATGCCGTTGGACGCTGCGGTTCCGGGCTTCGATACCCGTTACCGGGTCAAGGTACGAAACGTGGGTACGGTTGTAGAGTCGGGTACCATTTCCCTTAGTTATAGTGGTACTCATACTACCTACGTCTCCGCGAGTCCTTCACCGTCATCACAATGGGCGGGTTCTGTGATATGGGATCTGGGCGCGTTACCTTCTTTGAGCGAAGCGGACTTTATCGTTACCCTTCATTTGAATTCACCGGTCGACACACCACCGCTCGATTTGGGTGATACCCTGTTTTATACGGCCACGGCTTTGAACAGCAGTGAAGAAACGCCGGCAGACAATACTGTGTTGCTCTCCGACCCAGTTGTGAATGCCCTCGACCCCAACGACAAAACCTGCCTTGAAGGCAACACCATCGGCCCTGACATGGCGGGAAAATACCTGCACTACCTGATCCGGTTTGAGAATACGGGCAATTATCCCGCCCAGATCGTGACAGTGGAAGACATGATCGACACGACTAAGTTTGATATTTCCACTCTTGAACCGCTTGACGGCAGCCATGCCTTCACCACCCGCATCACCGGCAATAAAGTAGAATTCATCTTCAACAACATCATGTTACCCTTCGACGATGCCAACAACGACGGCTGGGTGCTGTTCCGCATCAAAACGAAACCAACACTGGTATTGGGCGACAGTGTAAGCAACACGGCGGGCATCTATTTCAACTTTAATCCGCCGGTAATCACGAATACGGCGACGACGACGTTTGCGACGATGGGTGTTGATTCCCAATTTGATAGTTCGTTTCGCCTTTGGCCAAACCCGGCAAACGATGTTGTAAATATGGAATCGAAAAGGGGAGAGGCGATAACGTCTGTTTCGGTATACAACATGCTCGCACAGGAATTGCTTAGAGAGAAAGGAAGTGATTTGCGCAATGTGAATGTGTCCGGCCTTGCGACGGGTACGTACGTCATTACCGTTGCTACAGATAAATCGAAATCCTCGACACAGTTGATTAAAAAGTAA
- a CDS encoding T9SS type A sorting domain-containing protein: MKKHYLFLLLAFGMAQAQVINFPDPAFKSLLLQASPSSMIALNSLDQPITIDVNGDGQIDISEAQVVKTLLLYEPGPVVINSLVGIKSFTNLEHLSVAGMSILASIDVSNMSSLKILQVLLYNLSSINVSGAGLTYLDIGSSQITTLDVSSLTLLQTLRCTNNQLTNLLLPSGASVLSSLDCSGNNLSVLNVAGQNGLHYITCTNNQLSSLNLSGLPNLEGLICKGNSMTSLVLPTSGTFKYLDCSDNLFTSMSLPSSVTNLDCGGNLFSSFDFVPVSTKVLTCGGSLNTAISISNKPQLISLSILNSTLVSLSLSGVPQLKALYCSNKPNLTHLDLSAIVAPLSNADSEIYVDHNQLTELIMPSSVTIGKFDCSYNSLHSLAVNSYVAQMICNNNPLQSLSLTKGVNVLRAENCQLTSLTFGEADYNNIYCYNNQLETIDLRSNTDQYSPYLDCHNNNLKSIMSKKKLNTSTDISGNPNLEYLCVHNTQVAAFKQKVTQLGYSAEVNAYCSYEPGAFYHIEGTQHVDADNNGCTEADITIPHLTYSITNGTVSGSFISDRYGNYDIAVQAGTHTVSPVFATPYFTSTPTSAAVNFPDAGLTASPSFCISKTGVYHDVRTCVMPLGVAVPGFDAKYRLTVSNEGTESETTTLTFAYDEATLDFVSANPAPTSQAPGLLSWTVNLDVFQRKAFLITMNLNSPAETPPLDLNDLLVFTSSAPLNSDTTPDNNSFMLHEFTRNALDPNDKTCLEGNTIGPDMAGKYLHYLIRFENTGNYPAQIVTVEDMIDTAKFDISTIEPLDGSHAFTTRITGNKVEFIFNNIMLPFDDANNDGWVLFRIKTKPTLVLGDSVSNTAGIYFNFNPPVITNTATTTFATMGVDSHFDTSFTLWPNPANDVVNMESKRGEAITSVSIFNTLGQELLRENGTNLRNVNVSGLAAGTYVITVATDKSKSSTQLIKK; encoded by the coding sequence ATGAAGAAACACTATCTTTTTTTGTTGTTGGCGTTTGGAATGGCGCAGGCGCAGGTTATTAATTTTCCTGATCCAGCGTTTAAGTCGCTGTTATTACAGGCATCGCCATCCAGTATGATTGCCCTAAATAGTCTTGATCAACCGATTACTATTGACGTTAACGGCGATGGGCAAATCGATATATCTGAAGCTCAGGTTGTTAAAACGCTATTACTCTATGAACCAGGACCAGTTGTAATAAATAGTTTAGTGGGTATCAAGAGTTTTACGAATTTGGAACATCTTTCCGTAGCGGGCATGTCGATTTTGGCCTCAATTGATGTTAGCAATATGTCTTCGCTAAAAATTCTCCAGGTTTTGTTATATAACTTGAGTTCAATTAATGTTTCAGGGGCAGGCTTAACTTATCTTGACATAGGTTCCTCACAGATTACAACACTTGATGTGTCGTCGTTGACACTGCTTCAAACACTCAGGTGTACAAACAACCAATTAACAAACTTACTATTGCCGTCGGGCGCGAGTGTTTTAAGTAGCCTCGATTGTTCCGGCAACAACTTGAGCGTATTGAATGTTGCGGGTCAAAACGGCCTTCACTATATTACTTGTACAAACAATCAACTTTCGTCGTTGAACCTCTCTGGCTTACCTAATTTAGAAGGTTTAATATGTAAAGGGAATTCGATGACGTCTCTGGTCCTTCCAACAAGTGGTACTTTCAAATACTTGGATTGCAGCGATAATTTGTTTACCTCCATGTCTTTACCATCTTCTGTAACTAATTTGGACTGTGGCGGAAATTTGTTCAGTTCTTTCGACTTCGTTCCTGTAAGCACGAAAGTTCTTACCTGCGGGGGTTCATTGAACACCGCAATATCTATTTCGAATAAACCACAATTGATTTCGCTATCAATATTGAATTCCACTCTCGTTTCCTTAAGTCTATCGGGCGTTCCACAACTCAAAGCCTTATATTGCTCTAACAAACCGAATCTGACCCATCTTGATTTAAGTGCAATCGTTGCCCCACTTTCCAATGCAGACAGCGAGATTTACGTCGACCACAACCAATTAACTGAGCTGATCATGCCGAGTTCGGTGACCATAGGTAAATTCGACTGTAGCTATAATTCCTTACACTCATTGGCTGTAAACAGTTATGTCGCTCAAATGATATGTAACAACAACCCACTTCAATCACTTTCTTTGACCAAAGGGGTAAACGTGTTGCGTGCTGAGAATTGCCAATTGACTTCACTGACTTTTGGTGAGGCAGATTACAATAATATTTACTGTTATAACAACCAACTCGAAACCATCGATTTAAGGTCCAATACCGATCAGTATTCGCCCTACCTCGATTGCCACAATAACAATCTTAAGTCGATAATGTCCAAAAAGAAGTTGAATACTTCAACAGACATTTCTGGAAACCCCAATTTGGAGTATTTGTGCGTGCACAACACCCAGGTGGCTGCTTTCAAGCAGAAAGTGACGCAGTTAGGATATAGCGCGGAAGTCAATGCGTATTGCAGCTACGAACCGGGCGCTTTCTACCATATCGAGGGAACGCAACATGTGGACGCAGACAACAACGGCTGTACCGAGGCTGATATCACGATTCCCCATTTAACCTATTCCATTACCAACGGTACGGTGAGCGGGTCATTTATCAGTGACCGATACGGCAACTATGATATCGCCGTGCAGGCCGGCACCCATACTGTTTCGCCTGTCTTCGCCACTCCTTATTTCACGAGCACCCCAACCTCGGCCGCGGTTAATTTTCCCGATGCGGGTTTGACAGCCAGCCCTTCGTTCTGTATATCGAAAACAGGCGTTTATCATGACGTGCGTACATGTGTTATGCCGCTGGGGGTAGCGGTTCCGGGTTTTGATGCCAAGTATAGGTTAACAGTAAGCAATGAGGGTACGGAAAGCGAAACAACCACACTAACCTTTGCCTATGATGAGGCAACACTGGATTTTGTAAGTGCGAATCCAGCTCCAACGTCGCAGGCGCCGGGCTTACTGAGTTGGACGGTAAATCTGGATGTTTTCCAGAGAAAGGCGTTCCTTATAACCATGAACCTTAATTCGCCCGCAGAGACACCGCCACTGGATCTTAACGACCTTCTGGTTTTTACATCGTCTGCGCCGCTCAATTCGGATACCACACCGGACAACAATAGTTTTATGTTGCATGAATTCACCCGTAACGCCCTCGACCCCAACGACAAAACCTGCCTCGAAGGCAACACCATCGGCCCTGACATGGCAGGGAAATACCTGCACTACCTGATCCGGTTTGAGAATACGGGTAACTATCCTGCCCAGATCGTTACGGTGGAGGACATGATCGACACTGCAAAGTTCGATATTTCCACTATTGAACCGCTTGACGGCAGCCATGCCTTCACGACGCGCATCACCGGCAATAAAGTAGAATTCATCTTCAACAACATCATGTTACCGTTCGACGATGCCAACAACGACGGATGGGTGCTCTTCCGTATCAAAACCAAACCGACGTTGGTGCTGGGCGACAGTGTGAGCAATACAGCCGGTATCTATTTCAACTTTAATCCGCCGGTAATTACGAATACGGCGACGACCACGTTTGCGACAATGGGGGTTGATTCTCATTTTGATACATCTTTTACCCTTTGGCCAAACCCGGCAAACGATGTTGTGAATATGGAATCGAAAAGAGGAGAGGCGATAACTTCTGTGTCAATATTCAACACGCTTGGACAAGAGTTACTTAGAGAAAACGGAACTAATTTACGAAATGTAAATGTTTCCGGCCTGGCAGCGGGAACGTACGTGATTACCGTTGCTACAGATAAATCGAAATCATCGACACAGTTGATTAAGAAGTAG
- a CDS encoding phosphatase PAP2 family protein has translation MSFPHRFLLVIALLPMVLVAQGPSVDSLALKPEPRFRYQALILPAALIGFGVVGLESPTIRELNSSTQGELAEHIDEKLTVDDFSQYTPFLSVYALNAAGIQGKHNFRDRTTILATAYLIMGGTVNIIKSTGNEMRPDKTSNNSFPSGHTATAFMGAEFLYQEYRDVSVWYGVAGYAVATGTGFFRMYNNRHWLTDIAAGAGIGILSTKIAYWLHPTIQHLLFKETSKTTGVILPTYQDGRWGVGLSVSF, from the coding sequence ATGTCATTTCCCCACCGCTTCCTCCTGGTCATCGCCCTGCTCCCCATGGTACTCGTGGCACAAGGGCCCTCGGTTGATTCACTTGCGCTGAAACCCGAACCCCGCTTTCGGTATCAGGCATTGATACTACCGGCAGCGTTGATTGGATTTGGGGTAGTCGGACTAGAAAGCCCTACGATTCGAGAGCTTAATTCGAGTACACAGGGCGAACTGGCGGAACATATCGACGAGAAACTGACCGTCGACGACTTTTCGCAGTACACGCCTTTCTTGTCAGTGTATGCCCTTAACGCAGCCGGCATACAGGGCAAACACAACTTCCGCGATCGGACCACCATTTTGGCCACCGCCTACCTGATCATGGGAGGCACGGTTAATATCATTAAGAGTACCGGAAACGAAATGCGACCGGATAAAACCTCCAACAACTCCTTCCCTTCCGGGCACACGGCCACGGCTTTCATGGGCGCCGAATTTCTCTATCAGGAATACCGCGATGTATCGGTTTGGTATGGCGTGGCGGGCTATGCCGTCGCTACCGGAACGGGTTTCTTCCGGATGTACAACAACCGTCACTGGCTAACCGATATTGCGGCTGGTGCGGGCATCGGCATCCTCAGTACCAAGATAGCCTATTGGCTACATCCGACGATCCAACACCTCCTTTTCAAAGAGACGTCCAAAACCACAGGAGTCATCCTTCCCACCTACCAGGACGGTCGTTGGGGCGTGGGGCTGTCAGTGTCATTTTGA
- a CDS encoding AarF/ABC1/UbiB kinase family protein, with amino-acid sequence MKTLDHIPTGKLERAGKLVKTGLKVGGNYVAYYGEKLINPSLTRDKLDENNAGDIYDGLKQMKGSALKVAQMLSMDKNIMPRAYVEKFSLAQFSVPPLSAPLVRKTFKNYHGAYPEALFDTFTPNSIHAASIGQVHKATKDGKQLAVKIQYPGVAESISSDLAIVKPFATRMFNLQGKDSEKYFQEIEGKLLEETDYELELRQGTFTAEACRHIPNLVFPNYYPEWSSSRIITMDWMEGEHLSEFTAHNTDRALGDRLGQALWDFYMFQIHQLRQVHADPHPGNFLVDANGNLVAIDFGCIKQVPEEFYKPYFELARPEYQQDAHLFDEKLVELEIIRQDDSPEEAAYFKALFREMLGLFTLPFHGDSFDFSDAKFFGAMAEMGERFSKDTQLRKMNGNRGSRHFLYINRTFFGLYNLLHDLKARVQTRVETFAS; translated from the coding sequence ATGAAAACACTTGACCATATTCCCACCGGTAAACTCGAGCGGGCCGGAAAACTTGTGAAAACCGGCCTCAAAGTGGGCGGTAATTACGTCGCTTATTATGGCGAAAAACTGATCAACCCCTCACTCACCCGGGACAAACTGGACGAAAACAACGCCGGTGATATCTACGACGGACTCAAGCAGATGAAAGGAAGTGCCCTTAAAGTGGCGCAGATGCTGAGCATGGACAAGAACATCATGCCCCGCGCCTACGTCGAGAAGTTTTCATTGGCCCAGTTCTCCGTACCGCCTTTGTCGGCGCCCTTGGTGCGGAAGACTTTCAAAAACTACCACGGTGCCTATCCGGAGGCCCTTTTTGATACCTTCACACCCAACTCCATCCACGCCGCGAGTATCGGGCAGGTGCACAAAGCGACAAAAGACGGGAAACAACTCGCCGTCAAAATCCAGTATCCGGGTGTGGCGGAGAGCATCAGCTCCGATCTGGCCATCGTGAAACCCTTCGCCACGCGGATGTTTAATTTACAGGGAAAAGACTCTGAGAAGTACTTTCAGGAGATCGAAGGGAAATTGTTGGAAGAGACCGACTACGAACTCGAATTGCGACAAGGTACGTTTACCGCCGAAGCCTGTCGCCATATCCCGAACCTGGTATTCCCGAACTACTATCCCGAATGGTCGTCATCCCGCATCATTACCATGGACTGGATGGAGGGCGAACACCTTTCGGAATTCACGGCGCACAACACCGACCGGGCCTTGGGTGACCGACTCGGACAAGCCCTGTGGGACTTCTATATGTTCCAGATCCACCAATTGCGGCAGGTGCACGCCGACCCGCACCCGGGGAATTTCCTCGTAGATGCGAACGGCAACCTTGTGGCCATCGACTTCGGGTGCATCAAACAGGTGCCGGAAGAATTCTACAAGCCTTACTTCGAACTGGCCCGCCCGGAATACCAACAGGATGCCCACCTGTTCGACGAGAAACTGGTTGAACTCGAAATCATACGTCAAGACGATTCACCTGAAGAAGCGGCCTATTTCAAAGCGTTGTTCCGCGAGATGCTCGGACTCTTCACCCTTCCGTTCCACGGCGACTCCTTTGACTTCTCAGATGCGAAGTTCTTTGGCGCCATGGCCGAAATGGGCGAACGGTTCTCAAAAGACACCCAGTTGCGCAAGATGAACGGCAACCGGGGTTCACGGCACTTCCTGTATATCAACCGCACCTTCTTCGGGCTCTACAACCTCTTGCACGACCTCAAAGCACGGGTGCAGACCCGCGTTGAAACATTTGCGTCGTAA